Sequence from the Candidatus Latescibacterota bacterium genome:
CTTTCGCCACGGAGGCAGCAATCATGAATCACTCCACATTGGAAGCAGCGCTCGGCCTATCAGCTCCATGGAAGGTCACCGAAGATCGTTTCTCTGTTAAAGAAAAACGTCTGGATATCACCATCGATTTCGAACCTGGCAGCACATTCACCTGCCCGGACTGTGGAGCGGGAGGCGCCAAAGCACACGATACGCAGGAACGAACATGGCGTCATCTGAACTTCTTTCAACATGAGACCTATCTACATGCCCGGGTTCCACGAGTTGAGTGTCCCCAGGGATGCGGTATCAAGACCGTGGAAGTGCCCTGGACACGCTCCCGCAGCGGCTTCACGGCGCTGTTCGAAGCTCTGATCATGATCATGGCTCGCGAGATGCCTGTGGCGGTCATTGCAGCCATAGTTGGCGAGCACGATACACGCATCTGGCGCGTGCTCCACCATCATGTCGAAGAAGCCCGCAGGGAGGCCGATTTCTCTGAAGTGCGCCGTATCGGCATGGATGAAACGGCCAGTCGCAGGGGACATAACTACATCAGTCTCTTCTTCGATTTGGACGTAAAACGTCTCCTGTACGGGGCGGAAGGGCGCGATCAAGACACCGTCAGTGCCTTCGCAGTCGACCTGAGTGCCCACGGGGGCGACCCCGATCAGGTCCAACAGGTCTGCTGTGATATGTGGCCCGCATATATAAAAGGCGTGAATGCGTCCTTTCCCAATGCGGAGATCACCTTTGATCGATTTCATATTATGAAGATCATGAACCAGGCGGTGGACGAAGTCCGGCGGCAGGAGGCCAAAACCACAGACGTGTTGAAGAAAACGCGCTACCTGTGGCTCAAGAACCCCAACAATCTGACCGGTAAGCAACGTCGAAAGATGGACTCCTTGACGGACCACAACCTGAAGACAGCCAGAGCGTATCAGATCCGCCTGACCCTTCAAGAACTCTTTGAACAACCCGACCGAAAGACGGGGGAAGCTTTCCTGAAGTGCTGGTATTTCTGGGCCACCCACAGTCGCCTGGAACCCATTATTCAGGCCGCAAAGACCATCAAGCGTCATTGGGAAGGAGTCCTCAATTGGTTCGACAGCATGATCACCATTGGATTGCTGGAGGGGTTCAATAGTCTCATCCAGGCTGCTAAGGCACGCGCTCGTGGATATCGAACCAACCGTAATCTCATA
This genomic interval carries:
- a CDS encoding ISL3 family transposase; this translates as MNHSTLEAALGLSAPWKVTEDRFSVKEKRLDITIDFEPGSTFTCPDCGAGGAKAHDTQERTWRHLNFFQHETYLHARVPRVECPQGCGIKTVEVPWTRSRSGFTALFEALIMIMAREMPVAVIAAIVGEHDTRIWRVLHHHVEEARREADFSEVRRIGMDETASRRGHNYISLFFDLDVKRLLYGAEGRDQDTVSAFAVDLSAHGGDPDQVQQVCCDMWPAYIKGVNASFPNAEITFDRFHIMKIMNQAVDEVRRQEAKTTDVLKKTRYLWLKNPNNLTGKQRRKMDSLTDHNLKTARAYQIRLTLQELFEQPDRKTGEAFLKCWYFWATHSRLEPIIQAAKTIKRHWEGVLNWFDSMITIGLLEGFNSLIQAAKARARGYRTNRNLITMAYLIAGQLKYNLPT